A genomic stretch from Cydia amplana chromosome 1, ilCydAmpl1.1, whole genome shotgun sequence includes:
- the LOC134653580 gene encoding uncharacterized protein LOC134653580: MGVWSVVTSLTFSVDSLRVGAVTNVPHRCQCGSMVDSLGHHGLSCSRSAGRIPRHASLNDVIRRALVSVKVPAILEPVGLTRDDGKRPDGMTLVPWSMGRPLVWDATCVDTFAVSHLPGTSSGAGHAATTAEDNKRRKYSTLGSGYIFEHFGVETLGSWGPSARRLFKDLASRLVDASGDQRAGQYFAQRISIAIQRGNAASLLGTLPAGGELEGVFYL; encoded by the exons ATGGGAGTCTGGTCAGTGGTTACTAGCCTTACCTTCTCCGTCGATAG TTTGCGAGTAGGGGCAGTGACTAATGTCCCGCATCGCTGCCAATGTGGCTCCATGGTTGACAGCTTGGGTCATCATGGCCTCTCTTGTAGCAGGAGTGCTGGTCGGATTCCTCGTCACGCCAGCTTGAACGATGTCATCCGAAGGGCTCTTGTCAGCGTAAAGGTACCTGCTATTCTGGAGCCTGTTGGTTTAACGAGGGATGACGGCAAGAGACCCGACGGTATGACGCTGGTGCCCTGGAGTATGGGGAGGCCTCTGGTTTGGGATGCAACGTGTGTAGACACTTTTGCCGTGTCCCACTTACCGGGCACTAGCTCTGGTGCTGGTCATGCGGCCACGACGGCCGAGGATAACAAACGGCGCAAGTACAGCACTCTCGGCAGTGGCTACATATTTGAGCATTTTGGGGTCGAAACGTTAGGGTCGTGGGGGCCCAGCGCCCGGCGCTTATTTAAGGATTTGGCGTCGCGTTTGGTCGATGCCTCGGGTGACCAGAGGGcaggccagtattttgcccagagAATTAGTATAGCTATTCAACGgggaaatgcggccagcctGCTGGGTACACTGCCTGCTGGCGGTGAGTTGgagggtgtattttatttgtag